One Prunus dulcis chromosome 7, ALMONDv2, whole genome shotgun sequence DNA segment encodes these proteins:
- the LOC117634237 gene encoding protein DETOXIFICATION 45, chloroplastic-like isoform X4: MLSLPAMLGQAIDPLAQLMETAYIGRLGSVELASAGISMNIFNYISKLFNIPLLSVATSFVAEDLAKSESIASTSENGWLGDITNGKPERTDGVTERKQLSSVSTALLLSVGIGIFEAVALSLGSGLFLNMMAISMDSPMRIPAERFLSLRQFSYNHTCTHLYVCVCVCVPGIGNLLAAFLLPILMFYFGLGVTVAALSTVISHSSSYGCSSDMYTSLVGCIPSN, translated from the exons ATGCTTTCTTTACCTGCAATGTTGGGTCAGGCCATTGATCCCTTAGCACAGCTAATGGAGACTGCTTACATTGGTAGATTGG GTTCTGTGGAGTTGGCTTCAGCTGGTATTTCAATGAACATCTTCAATTATATATCAAAGCTATTTAATATCCCTCTCCTCAGTGTTGCTACATCTTTTGTTGCTGAAGATCTTGCAAAGAGTGAAAGTATAGCTTCTACTTCAG AAAATGGTTGGCTAGGAGACATTACTAATGGTAAACCCGAACGTACTGATGGAGTAACTGAGAGAAAGCAGCTATCTTCAGTGTCTACAGCTTTACTATTATCAGTGGGGATTGGGATTTTTGAGGCCGTAGCCTTGTCTTTGGGATCTGGATTGTTTCTGAATATGATGGCCATATCAATG GACTCACCTATGCGCATTCCTGCAGAACGGTTTCTTTCACTAAGACAATTTTCTTACAACCACACATGTACACACCtctatgtgtgtgtgtgtgtgtgtgttccTG GTATTGGTAATCTCCTAGCTGCATTTTTATTACCCATccttatgttttattttggtttgggtgtAACTGTTGCAGCCCTTTCCACTGTTATATCTCA CTCCAGTAGCTATGGCTGCTCATCAGATATGTATACAAGTTTGGTTGGCTGTATCCCTTCTAACTGA
- the LOC117634237 gene encoding protein DETOXIFICATION 45, chloroplastic-like isoform X5, which yields MLSLPAMLGQAIDPLAQLMETAYIGRLGSVELASAGISMNIFNYISKLFNIPLLSVATSFVAEDLAKSESIASTSENGWLGDITNGKPERTDGVTERKQLSSVSTALLLSVGIGIFEAVALSLGSGLFLNMMAISMVGFFLEQLLLFLLP from the exons ATGCTTTCTTTACCTGCAATGTTGGGTCAGGCCATTGATCCCTTAGCACAGCTAATGGAGACTGCTTACATTGGTAGATTGG GTTCTGTGGAGTTGGCTTCAGCTGGTATTTCAATGAACATCTTCAATTATATATCAAAGCTATTTAATATCCCTCTCCTCAGTGTTGCTACATCTTTTGTTGCTGAAGATCTTGCAAAGAGTGAAAGTATAGCTTCTACTTCAG AAAATGGTTGGCTAGGAGACATTACTAATGGTAAACCCGAACGTACTGATGGAGTAACTGAGAGAAAGCAGCTATCTTCAGTGTCTACAGCTTTACTATTATCAGTGGGGATTGGGATTTTTGAGGCCGTAGCCTTGTCTTTGGGATCTGGATTGTTTCTGAATATGATGGCCATATCAATG GTGGGTTTCTTCTTGGAACAACTCTTGCTGTTCTTACTACCTTGA
- the LOC117634237 gene encoding protein DETOXIFICATION 45, chloroplastic-like isoform X1, giving the protein MLSLPAMLGQAIDPLAQLMETAYIGRLGSVELASAGISMNIFNYISKLFNIPLLSVATSFVAEDLAKSESIASTSENGWLGDITNGKPERTDGVTERKQLSSVSTALLLSVGIGIFEAVALSLGSGLFLNMMAISMDSPMRIPAERFLSLRQFSYNHTCTHLYVCVCVCVPGIGNLLAAFLLPILMFYFGLGVTVAALSTVISQYTVTFLMIWFLNKRAILLPPKVGSLQFGGYIKSAQFLSFFFKLLPSHISENISPFFQVFCFNYLLDYQHYHNI; this is encoded by the exons ATGCTTTCTTTACCTGCAATGTTGGGTCAGGCCATTGATCCCTTAGCACAGCTAATGGAGACTGCTTACATTGGTAGATTGG GTTCTGTGGAGTTGGCTTCAGCTGGTATTTCAATGAACATCTTCAATTATATATCAAAGCTATTTAATATCCCTCTCCTCAGTGTTGCTACATCTTTTGTTGCTGAAGATCTTGCAAAGAGTGAAAGTATAGCTTCTACTTCAG AAAATGGTTGGCTAGGAGACATTACTAATGGTAAACCCGAACGTACTGATGGAGTAACTGAGAGAAAGCAGCTATCTTCAGTGTCTACAGCTTTACTATTATCAGTGGGGATTGGGATTTTTGAGGCCGTAGCCTTGTCTTTGGGATCTGGATTGTTTCTGAATATGATGGCCATATCAATG GACTCACCTATGCGCATTCCTGCAGAACGGTTTCTTTCACTAAGACAATTTTCTTACAACCACACATGTACACACCtctatgtgtgtgtgtgtgtgtgtgttccTG GTATTGGTAATCTCCTAGCTGCATTTTTATTACCCATccttatgttttattttggtttgggtgtAACTGTTGCAGCCCTTTCCACTGTTATATCTCA ATACACTGTCACCTTTTTAATGATCTGGTTTTTAAATAAGAGAGCTATACTATTGCCTCCAAAGGTGGGATCATTGCAATTTGGTGGATACATAAAATCTGCTCagttcctttcctttttctttaaactttTACCCTCTCATATATCTGAAAATATAAGCCCTTTTTTTCAAGTGTTCTGCTTCAATTATTTGCTTGACTATCAACACTATCATAATATTTGA
- the LOC117634237 gene encoding protein DETOXIFICATION 45, chloroplastic-like isoform X3 produces the protein MLSLPAMLGQAIDPLAQLMETAYIGRLGSVELASAGISMNIFNYISKLFNIPLLSVATSFVAEDLAKSEKNGWLGDITNGKPERTDGVTERKQLSSVSTALLLSVGIGIFEAVALSLGSGLFLNMMAISMDSPMRIPAERFLSLRQFSYNHTCTHLYVCVCVCVPGIGNLLAAFLLPILMFYFGLGVTVAALSTVISQYTVTFLMIWFLNKRAILLPPKVGSLQFGGYIKSAQFLSFFFKLLPSHISENISPFFQVFCFNYLLDYQHYHNI, from the exons ATGCTTTCTTTACCTGCAATGTTGGGTCAGGCCATTGATCCCTTAGCACAGCTAATGGAGACTGCTTACATTGGTAGATTGG GTTCTGTGGAGTTGGCTTCAGCTGGTATTTCAATGAACATCTTCAATTATATATCAAAGCTATTTAATATCCCTCTCCTCAGTGTTGCTACATCTTTTGTTGCTGAAGATCTTGCAAAGAGTGAAA AAAATGGTTGGCTAGGAGACATTACTAATGGTAAACCCGAACGTACTGATGGAGTAACTGAGAGAAAGCAGCTATCTTCAGTGTCTACAGCTTTACTATTATCAGTGGGGATTGGGATTTTTGAGGCCGTAGCCTTGTCTTTGGGATCTGGATTGTTTCTGAATATGATGGCCATATCAATG GACTCACCTATGCGCATTCCTGCAGAACGGTTTCTTTCACTAAGACAATTTTCTTACAACCACACATGTACACACCtctatgtgtgtgtgtgtgtgtgtgttccTG GTATTGGTAATCTCCTAGCTGCATTTTTATTACCCATccttatgttttattttggtttgggtgtAACTGTTGCAGCCCTTTCCACTGTTATATCTCA ATACACTGTCACCTTTTTAATGATCTGGTTTTTAAATAAGAGAGCTATACTATTGCCTCCAAAGGTGGGATCATTGCAATTTGGTGGATACATAAAATCTGCTCagttcctttcctttttctttaaactttTACCCTCTCATATATCTGAAAATATAAGCCCTTTTTTTCAAGTGTTCTGCTTCAATTATTTGCTTGACTATCAACACTATCATAATATTTGA
- the LOC117634237 gene encoding protein DETOXIFICATION 45, chloroplastic-like isoform X2: MLSLPAMLGQAIDPLAQLMETAYIGRLGSVELASAGISMNIFNYISKLFNIPLLSVATSFVAEDLAKSESIASTSGDITNGKPERTDGVTERKQLSSVSTALLLSVGIGIFEAVALSLGSGLFLNMMAISMDSPMRIPAERFLSLRQFSYNHTCTHLYVCVCVCVPGIGNLLAAFLLPILMFYFGLGVTVAALSTVISQYTVTFLMIWFLNKRAILLPPKVGSLQFGGYIKSAQFLSFFFKLLPSHISENISPFFQVFCFNYLLDYQHYHNI; this comes from the exons ATGCTTTCTTTACCTGCAATGTTGGGTCAGGCCATTGATCCCTTAGCACAGCTAATGGAGACTGCTTACATTGGTAGATTGG GTTCTGTGGAGTTGGCTTCAGCTGGTATTTCAATGAACATCTTCAATTATATATCAAAGCTATTTAATATCCCTCTCCTCAGTGTTGCTACATCTTTTGTTGCTGAAGATCTTGCAAAGAGTGAAAGTATAGCTTCTACTTCAG GAGACATTACTAATGGTAAACCCGAACGTACTGATGGAGTAACTGAGAGAAAGCAGCTATCTTCAGTGTCTACAGCTTTACTATTATCAGTGGGGATTGGGATTTTTGAGGCCGTAGCCTTGTCTTTGGGATCTGGATTGTTTCTGAATATGATGGCCATATCAATG GACTCACCTATGCGCATTCCTGCAGAACGGTTTCTTTCACTAAGACAATTTTCTTACAACCACACATGTACACACCtctatgtgtgtgtgtgtgtgtgtgttccTG GTATTGGTAATCTCCTAGCTGCATTTTTATTACCCATccttatgttttattttggtttgggtgtAACTGTTGCAGCCCTTTCCACTGTTATATCTCA ATACACTGTCACCTTTTTAATGATCTGGTTTTTAAATAAGAGAGCTATACTATTGCCTCCAAAGGTGGGATCATTGCAATTTGGTGGATACATAAAATCTGCTCagttcctttcctttttctttaaactttTACCCTCTCATATATCTGAAAATATAAGCCCTTTTTTTCAAGTGTTCTGCTTCAATTATTTGCTTGACTATCAACACTATCATAATATTTGA
- the LOC117634237 gene encoding protein DETOXIFICATION 45, chloroplastic-like isoform X6, protein MLSLPAMLGQAIDPLAQLMETAYIGRLGSVELASAGISMNIFNYISKLFNIPLLSVATSFVAEDLAKSESIASTSENGWLGDITNGKPERTDGVTERKQLSSVSTALLLSVGIGIFEAVALSLGSGLFLNMMAISMVLVIS, encoded by the exons ATGCTTTCTTTACCTGCAATGTTGGGTCAGGCCATTGATCCCTTAGCACAGCTAATGGAGACTGCTTACATTGGTAGATTGG GTTCTGTGGAGTTGGCTTCAGCTGGTATTTCAATGAACATCTTCAATTATATATCAAAGCTATTTAATATCCCTCTCCTCAGTGTTGCTACATCTTTTGTTGCTGAAGATCTTGCAAAGAGTGAAAGTATAGCTTCTACTTCAG AAAATGGTTGGCTAGGAGACATTACTAATGGTAAACCCGAACGTACTGATGGAGTAACTGAGAGAAAGCAGCTATCTTCAGTGTCTACAGCTTTACTATTATCAGTGGGGATTGGGATTTTTGAGGCCGTAGCCTTGTCTTTGGGATCTGGATTGTTTCTGAATATGATGGCCATATCAATG GTATTGGTAATCTCCTAG
- the LOC117634007 gene encoding uncharacterized protein LOC117634007, with amino-acid sequence MVGQMKLMIAEEQKFQGKALSLSHTKTAITTIKEKFTEQQLQMFEQSCFGHLLGIEDLKWTSPIVHGLLLRKADPKTVSQLNGIKFIVGKKVIQFTAQQFCIVTGLRFGNLPFIPIPTNENCSLKRKYFANDKTVNLLELEKAFLECDDVDDVFKLGFVYFAVFVLLGSEKHVHIDMRYLKLAEDLEDFGKYPWGAVCYAKTNASLLRALCADYQRVKVPTKTAKTKKSGKKPTTTATGRPREYHLKGFPYALQIWAYEVFPALAALHLVVHEENAHIPRLLHWRSNSSPRFYELMSQVFENREVDVQLLRPSVMDKQQPYWTWGDSADDTEELVDLLGDDAEQKTGTSASVEEKDKDIDETASLPSSSKGTVASRELRTLKRDFERTKDELAKVALSNRALRDRVHQLEDKVRKESMKAEKEFEKNKKCVEDFRNTLASMEHYFKLEIEQLKKQNGGVNEAAEGHEDLGSPHMNEGGNNDLSPLHAYVSPPTEPAVMETQVPGDGAEPSAAMVVEEAKMAASVPHLEVHEVADPAQSEKLPIPEDVAGCDEICQRVMKLLEDWKITKSMPSGGLMNPPSLPTVTMAGDEEAPGHGNLSYPEKATLSSVAISRAVQTDCRKRGSKKAAASNTVDLPPSKLKNIHHFVRGTWQHGYAQAWTKVRKVYFPYNLKGSHWVAIEIDFVKHTATVYDSYVAFTKRSKLARVLYDMHFYDDSEVEEVKQKGLTMSMFTPFSVCSIADVPQQRDGTSCGILTVKFIEHLSAGISVDKVDPLKIKYYRLKLAIEGLRGEAYL; translated from the exons ATGGTTGGTCAAATGAAGTTGATGATTGCGGAGGAACAAAAGTTCCAAGGGAAAGCATTGTCGTTATCCCATACGAAGACCGCAATCACTACGATAAAGGAGAAATTCACTGAACAGCAGCTGCAAATGTTTGAACagagttgttttggtcatctcCTAGGGATTGAGGACCTCAAGTGGACTTCTCCGATTGTCCACGGCTTGCTGCTCAGGAAAGCTGATCCCAAGACAGTTTCCCAACTGAACGGGATCAAATTCATTGTTGGCAAGAAGGTCATCCAATTCACGGCGCAGCAATTTTGCATCGTGACAGGGCTAAGGTTTGGAAACCTTCCCTTTATTCCGATTCCCACTAATGAGAACTGCTCATTGAAACGGAAGTACTTTGCCAACGATAAAACTGTGAACCTGTTGGAATTAGAAAAGGCCTTCCTCGAATGCGATGATGTGGACGATGTATTCAAGCTTGGATTCGTATACTTTGCTGTGTTTGTGCTGTTGGGCAGCGAAAAACATGTCCACATTGACATGCGATATTTGAAGTTGGCGGAAGACCTTGAAGACTTTGGGAAGTATCCATGGGGTGCTGTGTGTTATGCGAAGACAAATGCGTCACTGCTGAGGGCACTTTGTGCAGATTACCAGCGAGTGAAAGTGCCCACAAAaactgccaaaacaaaaaaatctggaAAGAAACCAACAACAACGGCAACCGGTAGACCAAGAGAGTACCACCTCAAAGGTTTTCCCTATGCACTTCAG ATTTGGGCGTATGAGGTGTTTCCAGCGTTGGCTGCACTACATTTGGTGGTGCACGAAGAAAATGCGCACATCCCTCGTTTACTACATTGGAGGAGCAATAGTTCGCCGCGTTTTTATGAGCTAATGAGCCAAGTATTCGAGAACCGTGAG GTTGATGTGCAGCTTCTCCGGCCATCTGTGATGGACAAGCAGCAGCCGTATTGGACTTGGGGTGACAGTGCTGACGACACTGAAGAACTTGTTGACTTGTTGGGCGATGACGCTGAACAAAAAACCGGCACTTCTGCCTctgtagaagaaaaagataaggACATTGACGAAACTGCAAGCCTTCCGTCGTCTTCTAAG GGTACAGTCGCGTCCAGAGAGTTACGCACTTTGAAGCGTGACTTTGAAAGGACAAAGGATGAATTGGCCAAAGTTGCCCTATCAAATCGAGCGCTTCGCGACAGAGTGCATCAGTTGGAAGACAAGGTACGGAAGGAGTCAATGAAAGCTGAAAAAGagttcgaaaaaaataaaaagtgtgTGGAGGATTTCCGCAACACCCTGGCTTCAATGGAGCATTATTTTAAGTTGGAGATAGAGCagctgaaaaaacaaaatggtggGGTGAATGAAGCTGCGGAAGGACATGAGGACCTCGGTAGTCCTCATATGAATGAAGGAGGCAACAATGACTTGTCGCCATTACATGCCTATGTTAGTCCGCCTACAGAACCGGCAGTAATGGAAACACAAGTCCCCGGTGATGGAGCCGAACCTTCCGCAGCCATGGTAGTTGAAGAGGCAAAAATGGCCGCTTCAGTTCCTCACTTAGAAGTGCATGAAGTAGCTGACCCGGCACAATCCGAGAAGCTGCCTATCCCGGAAGATGTGGCCGGGTGTGATGAAATCTGCCAAAGAGTCATGAAGCTGTTAGAAGATTGGAAAATCACTAAGAGTATGCCATCGGGAGGTTTGATGAATCCTCCAAGTCTACCCACAGTTACTATGGCTGGTGATGAAGAAG CACCTGGACATGGCAACCTTTCTTATCCGGAAAAGGCAACTCTCTCATCCGTTG CAATTTCTAGAGCCGTTCAAACCGACTGCAGGAAACGTGGATCGAAGAAGGCAGCTGCTTCAAACACCGTTGACCTTCCACCCAGCAAGCTGAAGAATATACATCACTTTGTGCGTGGTACGTGGCAACACGGGTATGCCCAAGCTTGGACAAAAGTCCGGAAGGTctattttccatataatctGAAAGGGTCTCACTGGGTTGCAATCGAAATTGATTTCGTCAAACATACTGCAACTGTGTATGACTCCTATGTTGCTTTTACCAAACGTTCAAAGCTG GCACGAGTGCTGTACGATATGCACTTTTATGATGATTCTGAGGTTGAAGAGGTTAAGCAAAAGGGGCTGACGATGTCGATGTTTACGCCATTCTCAGTGTGCAGCATTGCAGATGTGCCACAACAACGAGATGG TACGTCTTGCGGAATCTTGACCGTCAAATTCATCGAGCATCTCAGTGCTGGGATTTCGGTAGATAAAGTTGACCCTTTGAAGATCAAATATTACCGACTGAAGCTTGCAATTGAGGGTTTAAGGGGGGAGGCATATTTATGA